gatctGACGGAGGACAGCGATGATGATGGTTCCTACAGTAACTGCTCCAGCCCGCAGGATGATAGCAAAGCGGTGGCTGTGATCCGCTCTGTAGGGGAGCTCTCAGTCCCGGAGAAGTATAGATCCACTCACCAGATCAGAGTGAGTGAATCTGTAAAAGTTTCCACAGCCTTCTTAGCATCGACTGAATGGTGGAAAGTGGAGTACAGAAATAAATATCTTTATATACATACAAactaatattttctttttcttttttaaacttcttcAGCCAAGTTGTGCTTTCCCCGTTTCTCAAGACAAGGAAGAGAGATGCAGACTTGTCCTGAGCTATGTGCTTAAGGTGACTTTCTGAATgtttaatgtgaatgtttgtttgcctgcagtgcaaaaaaaatgtgacttttCAAAAAGTTTGACATTCTCTTCTATATTAAAGGACAAATACAcctacacacatttacacatcaaAGTCTTCTTGCAGCTCTTGGTTTATAAACTGTTTTGTTAAACTGCCTGAAGTGATCTCAGTGTCTGTTTGGTTTGTCTGATGTTTAAAAATGGGGGGGAAAAGTGTGGTTTTGAAAAGAAGTGAGGTTGTCAGATGTCTGTAGACGGTGTCCCATCTCTGCTACAGACAAGCAGCTTCAGGCTACAATAACTGCTACTGCCTGGATCTGTTATTGGACTGTTGGTGGTCAAGATGCATTATGTATAAAAGTCTAGGTGTCAATTTGGACACGTCGAAACAATATGTTACTAAATTGATTGGATACAGTTTTGTAATGCTGTAACATAATCCACAGGGATTAAAGGCGGTGGATGGCAGCATCAAGAAAGAGAGCGATCTTCCAGCTGCTGACCCCAACACACCCATCCCTCTCAAATATGAAGACCGAAGTGCTACTGGAGCCTGTGCAACTGAGAAAGGCATCTCTCTCCTGCTTGAAAGGGGTAAAAACAACTTATAATACTGCAGAAGAAAACGTGATATAGACAAACATGGTTTTCACTGAGGCTTCCTTTTCCTGTCTTCTTGCTTTTTAAGCAGCAGGTCCCTTGCAAGGGGAGCCGAAGCACACAACACGCTCAGGGATGATCCCCGGCTCCTGGCAGCATCATATGAAGCTGAAACTCTTCTTCAAAGCCTCAAAGGCCTACTACGTCCTCTCTGATGCGGCCACTAACTTGCTGAAGTATGGGCGAGCGTTGCGTTACATCAAGCTATCTCTGCAGTGTTATGGTGAGGTTCTTTAACTGTTTCATAATCAATTAATTGAAACTTAAACTAcatttctttgttgtttaattttaatctcGACAGTGACAAGTTTCTTCAAAATTGTCTTCTTCCATCCCCTCATCTTCCAGATGCCTATTGTTCAGTGAGCGGTACACTGCACccacatgtgctgctgtttcacAGCCAGTGCCTGTCTCTGTGTGGGGACATCCAGCTGATGTTGGCTCAAAATGCAAACAACAGAGCAGCTTACCTGGAGGAATACAGCTACCAGACCAAAGAGGACCAGGAGATTCTGCACAGCCTGCACAGAGAGAGCAGCTGCCAGGGTCAGTCTCTAAAGAGAAATTCAGTATATTGATATTCCTGCTGCTATGGTGTGCAGTGTCTTAAATATTTCACTGTCTTCAAagtcattcacaataaattgtTTAGCAAAATGTCCTAAAAAGTATTCCATTCCTTTTATTCTCTATCTACTAGCCTTCAGCATGGCAACAGACCTAGCGATGGACCCAGAGTACCAGCTGTTTGTTAGCAGCAAGTGCTATGAGGCAGCATATGAACTACTTGTCTCTGAGCCTTTGAAAGATCTTACTTCAGATCAGCTGAGTCAGGTTCTCAAACGACTGGGGAACATACGCAATGAGATGGGAGTCTATTACATGAACCAGGCTGCAGCCATGCAGGCTGAGAAAGAGGGTAAGTTACATTACAGCAAATGCAGTTTGTTTAAAAGAGTACGGCGAGagttattctttctttttcttttttttgtagtatATCACCAGCCTTTTTATTCTCCTGTTCCCCTTCTAGTGAAgaagtctgtgtctgcagcagAGCAGGAGATGTGGAAAAAGAGCTTTGGCTTCTTTGAGAAAGGGATGAAGGACTTTGAAGCCATTGGGGACAGCACTAACACAGCCTTACTGCTGTGTAATACTGGCAGGCTGATGAGAATCTGTGCCCAGGCCCACTGTAACCTCTCTGGCGATGAAGGCAGAGGAGAGTTTTCACCTGAAGAGGCTCTTTACTACAACAAGGTGCCACACTGACGTTTTCTTAAATTCTTGATTAAGTGTTCTTACTAACactctgctttttttgttttttttcaaccaTCTGTCTCACTGCATCTTGACTGTGCCTAATCATACTATCTTTGCAATATTACCTCAGGCTATAGACTACTACCTGCAGGCCATGAAAGCATTGGCAAGCAGAGAGAAGCACTCAGCAGTGTGGGACAGTGTAAACTGGGAATTGTCCACTACGTACTTCACACTGGCCACCCTTCTGCAGGACTATGCCCCAGTATCCAGGAAGGCCCAGGAACAGGTGGGTTTTAACACATTTGGAGCTAGGTAGAATATTAAGGCTTTAACACATTTTACATTATTAAGGATATCAAAATCGTACTTGCATATATTTTTGGCTAGTTTACACGGTACATGCAATTTATATTCACTGCAGTTCTCCCTCTTTTGCTAATGATGCATGTGTGGACACCTTCCCTTTGTTATCAGATCACTTTGGTCTACTTGTCTGACTTGTAGCCTTTTTGTGTCAGGACCAGCTCTGCGCTGATAAAGGGACACACACTGTGCATGAATTGGGTCAGCAAACACCACACACCCCACTTGAATAATCATTATAGTGAATCTTTGGCTGGAAAATGATTTCAGTCCATTAGTCACTCTTGTTGGTAGCACTTCAGTTTACAGCTTTATCCTTGCTATGCTGAATCTCTCACACTTGCAGCTGAGAAAGAATTCCTCATTTCGCCAAAAAAAGCAaggacaagattttttttttttgggggggggggtatttttgtttatctgctttgttttgttgtttgtttgttttttatgtttttatcatATTGTATTATACCTGATATCATCATTTCTCAGCcatgaaagtaaataaatattgtgttttaatcATATTTTCATCACATTTACAAgtacattttatttcttatttttcatacacagtaattttttatttatccattCCTGTTTGTCTTACCAGATTGAGCGAGAGGTGACCGAAGCAATGATGAAGTCTCTCAAGTACTGCGACCTGCAGACTGACTCTGCTCGGCAGCCACTCTACCAGTACAGAGCCGCCACCATCCACCACCGCTTGGCTTCTATGTACCACAGCTGTTTTCGCAATCAGGTGGGAAGTTATGTAAAATTATAGAACAGTAGAAAACCATTCTCCTTTCCAATGTCTTGGATGCTCTTTGTGTTAATAATTGGCATTTATTGGCTCAATGCTTTTTATGCatgccaaaaataaaatatgtgacTCTGGGTAAGGAAACGACGTTCACGCTGACTAGAAAAGAAGAGAAGTGGGATACGCTGCCTGTCTTTATACTTGTAGCGGTATAATGAGCTGATGGATGTCTGTGTTTCTGGCTGTAATTGTGTGACAGGTGGGGGATGAACACTTGAGAAAGCAGCATCGGAGCTTGGCAGAGCTTCACTACAGCAAGGCTGTCAGTTTATTCCTCAGCCTCAAAGACGCACCCTGCGAGCTGCTCCGCACGTTACTGGAGAGGGTGGCTTTTGCTGAGTTTACGATGGCAGGTGCGCAGCTATTCATTATGATGACTATCACAATGTTGGCtgcaatgttttgttttatttttgtcagatGAGGGTTGAATTGAAAAACAGTGTTTCTTTTCAAAGCCTCTTTTGATAATTCTTCATGTTGTTTGTCCACAGGTCAGAACAGCAGCACAGCTAAGCTGAAGAGCCTGACTGGGGCAATAGAGATCATGACAGAAACCCGCCATGCTTTCCAGCTGATTCATAAAGAGCTACAGGAGGAGCAGACAGAGGTGAGTTTCACAGTAGCTCATGGAGGATTTTTCCTGGCTCAGGGGTGTGATTTATGCACTTAAGCATACAGCACAGGCAGGGAGTTTCAAATtccttatttaacaaaaatctAAGTGTTTTCTGACCATTTAATAAATCGAATGAGTGTATATTATGTTAATGAAGCCCCAGTAACCCCATTACAGCTAAATTCTTCTGagtagtaaaaataacttggtgGAAATGACTGAATTTGTAAAGCTTTGGTAACATACAGTCTTTTCCTTCTACTTCTTGTTCCATAGTTGAATGAAACAGACTCTGCTGAGTCAGCAGAGTCTTCCGACGTAGCCAATGGCCCAATGGCAGGACTGAACCTCCAGGAAGTGATGAAGTTAATTGGCGTATTTGAGCCCAGTTTCTCCTTCCTGCTCCTGCAGGTGATCAAACTGATGACGACAGCGAAACGTAAACCAAGGTGAGCTCCAGTATGAAAGCTGGTTAGGAAatctacttaaattttacacagACCTTTATTTTAATATCAGTCTTTAATGTCACTGCCTTATTGCTTACCATCATGAGATGGCAAGAAGCTATTGCTGTAAAACAgccataaaataataaaagaaacccATTGGGACTAGATCAAACTTTTAGGGAAAAGTTCCTGGATTTAATGAAACAAGAAACATTTAAAGGTGATATAATAAAGCTAAAATAGATCATACTCTTTACTGTTTATCACATTGTAATAATTAAGTAGCGGTCCTACCTGACAGTATACGGGTACAGCAACATTTACTATGACTAcatgaaatgtatttaaaaaggaaaaaacaagaacaaaagagATTAATTGTGAATTTAAGCAACCTTTTCATCTGCCCTTTTGAACTCTTTCATCTTTATTGCAGCAATAAGGACGATGAGCTGCTGAAAACCTATAAGAATGTATACTCCAAGCTGCTTCGTGCTGAGAAAAACGCTCCTCTTGTCAGCCGCGTCGAACTCTACGTTGAGCTCCTGCAGCAGCTGATGCAGCGGACAGGAAGTGACGACACAGGCACACGCAAGCCATAACAAGGAAGACGCTCAAGAATCTGACTCTGCTCTCTGGACCTCGCCGAACTTCCAGGGTACATTTTGGAGAAGACTTGACATCCTCAAAGATGCGATGATATAAAATAATGGCTTGTAGTCACAATAACAGGCAAACACTCAGGCCAACCTGTCTTACTCTGAATTACAGTCTCAAGGCTAACTTCACCTCCAGCGCCTTCATCTTTTTCTAACATTTGCATCACAGGTTTTAAACTGTACATTTTTGTGAAGACTTGTAAATTCAGATgctattatttaattttatgatGGCTTAGCTAGTTTTAGGTCACTTCTAAAGCTCTTACGCATTTATGACTGTACCAAACatctaaaattattattattttatttttattttttttctacagaCACAAAAAATGTGATGACAATTTAAAAGCGGTTATTACCAAATGTAAATGCAACACAAAGGAGCTTAAAAATAACAAGCTTAGCAAAATATTCTTTTCAATTTAATTGGCGTTTTTGATATTCAATAATGCCAGTGAAgctgtgaataaaataaactgatgtGTGACAGGCTTAAATAAGCTAAAACGTGTTATTTGCTTTTCCAAAAACTAGAATGTGCAATAAATTGGAAGCATACAGTGGAAGCTTTAGAGGTTAGTTCGTCCACAGTGCtgttgagggtttttttgttttttttttttgttttttttttttttttaaatcagcatgGTTTGCTGTGGGacgataataataaaatgtttttgaatttCATCCTGTGATATATTGTTTTCTCTTAAATTGTTGCTTGCTAACGATATGCATTTGACACCAGTTTGCAAAAGTACTGTAtctctggggaaaaaaaaaaaaaaaaaaagtacagtttGCTTTGCCATCAAACTAGCCCCTGCAATTTTCAAGGCAGCATGGCACCCTGTGGGTTATGGTCAACCGTCCTTGATGCGCTGTTCAAGCCCACCAAAGAGGTGAAAGATGTTTTCACTGTGGTGTCAGTGAACTGGGTCAGCCCTCTGGTGTCAGCTATATTCACACCAGATGGAGCTGCAGACATGTCCAGACTGCTACTGCAACTCATTAATCAGGCCGGGGACACAGTGCTATCTGTCTGATGGCTGAAGAGAGATGAGGAGGAAGGGAAGTCAGAAAATCTTTAAAGGACTCGATGACAATGTAAAAAATCTTGAACACGTATAAATGCGAATAATATGGGCTTAAAAAGagcaatatttttatttcatatattAGTTCATTTTTTATAGCTATTCAAATATAACATACAAAGACTATATTGGGATTGGGGGTTAGGGCACAGTAACTGTGCCACAAAAAAGTAATACAATTATAGGATTCTTTACTTGATGATCCAGTCTCTTTCTGTACTATATTGTGCAAAAAGTCCCAATAACTTGAAACAGTGGCTCCATCAGTCACTGTATAACACAGCGGTCAGAAGTCTGATCCTCATGGGATTCCTTTTGTGTTGCTGGTGGTTTCTCTTCTTGGTACTGAGAAGCCCCGTGGTTCAAAATGTTTTGCAGGATGTCTTTGCTCTCACTCGATGGTAAGTTGTAGAAAAAGTACTGTGGTGCCATCTGAATGAACCTAACGAAGGAGAGAATATTTTAGTGTTCTGTGCACCGAAAAAAACAACTGTAGACCTTCTAATTTGTGATGAATTTAACTAATGCAAACTTAATTTCAATTTGCAAAGCTGTTTTCGATCTCATTTAGTGCTGAGCGGCACACGCCTTTGTTGGAAAGAAGACTTACGCTGTGTCTGCTCCTCATATTCGAGCTACAGTGAACGGATTTGCACATGCTCGGGATGTGAAACGTAAGACAGCATGAGAAAGGCTATAGAGCTTTCTCTCCCTCCATTAAGCTGCAGCTCCACATTCTTAGAGATCTGTGCAATCCATAATCCCTTCTTCAACTAGCAGATACTTAGAAAGCAGGATTATAGGACCTCCCTCCACAACCAGCATGACCAGTCTGAGCTGAACTAGGCCTTTAAATACATACGGTTCAAAGGGGAAGGGGAATGTGTCCATCTGATTACATTTAAGCCTCCCTCAGAAGGgtggtctaaaaaaaaaaaactgcatctagTCATTTATGCAAATGTTAAAGAAGTCaacaaatgaaaatgttaaagGAAGGAAATGGAAACAAGGCTGAGACTTACTCCTGTGGTGTTATGTGGGTTACGGTGCGGAGGCAGTTGTCCTCTGAAAAGGAGTGTTCGTGGAACAACACCCACTCAGGCAGGCCCAGCTTGGGACTCTTGGCTCCGTAGCCAGACAGAGGATGGATCTGCGCTATGTGCTTGTGGGTTATA
This is a stretch of genomic DNA from Maylandia zebra isolate NMK-2024a linkage group LG13, Mzebra_GT3a, whole genome shotgun sequence. It encodes these proteins:
- the edrf1 gene encoding erythroid differentiation-related factor 1 isoform X3, with protein sequence MSASAGDGEPCTPLDNAKEEVSGPTCTGDNSKHESSICSGSSEIKSRAVVKYCAAPPPTSYALLQEKTDLKLPPANWLRENPQLGSAGTTILGSSSKSKPFSSFGMAYEFIDCIGDDVDVVSDSENIKKLLKIPYSKSHLSMAVHRVGRTLLLDELDIQELFMRSSQTGDWTWLKEFYQRLIDQKWQRKKKSKEHWYQKAILSKFLYYSINGDGAAEPQSDGLNEGEEDSGADEFSSSWPTAFTSTSNAEESEAPKQESVTVDSSFALGQVTSVPKEQNLPTIFNEGENGQGLRNDFVRNIMWTFEDIHMLVGSNMPIFGGGRYPAVSLRLRDNNKPINILTGIDYWLDNLMCNVPELVMCFHVNGIVQKYEMIKTEDIPHLENSTFSTRVVKDIAQNVLSFLKSNCTKEGHTYWLFKASGSDIVKLYDLTTLCEEAEEEKYQNPFTLPVAVLLYKVASNLMLNARQNRKHYGTIRTLLLNCVKLLHQDRHPQIIASAHYMLSELFQLDEPLEEDGGESLRAGGSEDSYSDEDREEEEEEDLTEDSDDDGSYSNCSSPQDDSKAVAVIRSVGELSVPEKYRSTHQIRPSCAFPVSQDKEERCRLVLSYVLKGLKAVDGSIKKESDLPAADPNTPIPLKYEDRSATGACATEKGISLLLERAAGPLQGEPKHTTRSGMIPGSWQHHMKLKLFFKASKAYYVLSDAATNLLKYGRALRYIKLSLQCYDAYCSVSGTLHPHVLLFHSQCLSLCGDIQLMLAQNANNRAAYLEEYSYQTKEDQEILHSLHRESSCQAFSMATDLAMDPEYQLFVSSKCYEAAYELLVSEPLKDLTSDQLSQVLKRLGNIRNEMGVYYMNQAAAMQAEKEVKKSVSAAEQEMWKKSFGFFEKGMKDFEAIGDSTNTALLLCNTGRLMRICAQAHCNLSGDEGRGEFSPEEALYYNKAIDYYLQAMKALASREKHSAVWDSVNWELSTTYFTLATLLQDYAPVSRKAQEQIEREVTEAMMKSLKYCDLQTDSARQPLYQYRAATIHHRLASMYHSCFRNQVGDEHLRKQHRSLAELHYSKAVSLFLSLKDAPCELLRTLLERVAFAEFTMAGQNSSTAKLKSLTGAIEIMTETRHAFQLIHKELQEEQTELNETDSAESAESSDVANGPMAGLNLQEVMKLIGVFEPSFSFLLLQVIKLMTTAKRKPSNKDDELLKTYKNVYSKLLRAEKNAPLVSRVELYVELLQQLMQRTGSDDTGTRKP
- the edrf1 gene encoding erythroid differentiation-related factor 1 isoform X1; translation: MSSMSASAGDGEPCTPLDNAKEEVSGPTCTGDNSKHESSICSGSSEIKSRAVVKYCAAPPPTSYALLQEKTDLKLPPANWLRENPQLGSAGTTILGSSSKSKPFSSFGMAYEFIDCIGDDVDVVSDSENIKKLLKIPYSKSHLSMAVHRVGRTLLLDELDIQELFMRSSQTGDWTWLKEFYQRLIDQKWQRKKKSKEHWYQKAILSKFLYYSINGDGAAEPQSDGLNEGEEDSGADEFSSSWPTAFTSTSNAEESEAPKQESVTVDSSFALGQVTSVPKEQNLPTIFNEGENGQGLRNDFVRNIMWTFEDIHMLVGSNMPIFGGGRYPAVSLRLRDNNKPINILTGIDYWLDNLMCNVPELVMCFHVNGIVQKYEMIKTEDIPHLENSTFSTRVVKDIAQNVLSFLKSNCTKEGHTYWLFKASGSDIVKLYDLTTLCEEAEEEKYQNPFTLPVAVLLYKVASNLMLNARQNRKHYGTIRTLLLNCVKLLHQDRHPQIIASAHYMLSELFQLDEPLEEDGGESLRAGGSEDSYSDEDREEEEEEDLTEDSDDDGSYSNCSSPQDDSKAVAVIRSVGELSVPEKYRSTHQIRPSCAFPVSQDKEERCRLVLSYVLKGLKAVDGSIKKESDLPAADPNTPIPLKYEDRSATGACATEKGISLLLERAAGPLQGEPKHTTRSGMIPGSWQHHMKLKLFFKASKAYYVLSDAATNLLKYGRALRYIKLSLQCYDAYCSVSGTLHPHVLLFHSQCLSLCGDIQLMLAQNANNRAAYLEEYSYQTKEDQEILHSLHRESSCQAFSMATDLAMDPEYQLFVSSKCYEAAYELLVSEPLKDLTSDQLSQVLKRLGNIRNEMGVYYMNQAAAMQAEKEVKKSVSAAEQEMWKKSFGFFEKGMKDFEAIGDSTNTALLLCNTGRLMRICAQAHCNLSGDEGRGEFSPEEALYYNKAIDYYLQAMKALASREKHSAVWDSVNWELSTTYFTLATLLQDYAPVSRKAQEQIEREVTEAMMKSLKYCDLQTDSARQPLYQYRAATIHHRLASMYHSCFRNQVGDEHLRKQHRSLAELHYSKAVSLFLSLKDAPCELLRTLLERVAFAEFTMAGQNSSTAKLKSLTGAIEIMTETRHAFQLIHKELQEEQTELNETDSAESAESSDVANGPMAGLNLQEVMKLIGVFEPSFSFLLLQVIKLMTTAKRKPSNKDDELLKTYKNVYSKLLRAEKNAPLVSRVELYVELLQQLMQRTGSDDTGTRKP
- the edrf1 gene encoding erythroid differentiation-related factor 1 isoform X2 codes for the protein MSSMSASAGDGEPCTPLDNAKEEVSGPTCTGDNSKHESSICSGSSEIKSRAVVKYCAAPPPTSYALLQEKTDLKLPPANWLRENPQLGSAGTTILGSSSKSKPFSSFGMAYEFIDCIGDDVDVVSDSENIKKLLKIPYSKSHLSMAVHRVGRTLLLDELDIQELFMRSSQTGDWTWLKEFYQRLIDQKWQRKKKSKEHWYQKAILSKFLYYSINGDGAAEPQSDGLNEGEEDSGADEFSSSWPTAFTSTSNAEESEAPKQESVTVDSSFALGQVTSVPKEQNLPTIFNEGENGQGLRNDFVRNIMWTFEDIHMLVGSNMPIFGGGRYPAVSLRLRDNNKPINILTGIDYWLDNLMCNVPELVMCFHVNGIVQKYEMIKTEDIPHLENSTFSTRVVKDIAQNVLSFLKSNCTKEGHTYWLFKASGSDIVKLYDLTTLCEEAEEEKYQNPFTLPVAVLLYKVASNLMLNARQNRKHYGTIRTLLLNCVKLLHQDRHPQIIASAHYMLSELFQLDEPLEEDGGESLRAGGSEDSYSDEDREEEEEEDLTEDSDDDGSYSNCSSPQDDSKAVAVIRSVGELSVPEKYRSTHQIRPSCAFPVSQDKEERCRLVLSYVLKGLKAVDGSIKKESDLPAADPNTPIPLKYEDRSATGACATEKGISLLLERAGPLQGEPKHTTRSGMIPGSWQHHMKLKLFFKASKAYYVLSDAATNLLKYGRALRYIKLSLQCYDAYCSVSGTLHPHVLLFHSQCLSLCGDIQLMLAQNANNRAAYLEEYSYQTKEDQEILHSLHRESSCQAFSMATDLAMDPEYQLFVSSKCYEAAYELLVSEPLKDLTSDQLSQVLKRLGNIRNEMGVYYMNQAAAMQAEKEVKKSVSAAEQEMWKKSFGFFEKGMKDFEAIGDSTNTALLLCNTGRLMRICAQAHCNLSGDEGRGEFSPEEALYYNKAIDYYLQAMKALASREKHSAVWDSVNWELSTTYFTLATLLQDYAPVSRKAQEQIEREVTEAMMKSLKYCDLQTDSARQPLYQYRAATIHHRLASMYHSCFRNQVGDEHLRKQHRSLAELHYSKAVSLFLSLKDAPCELLRTLLERVAFAEFTMAGQNSSTAKLKSLTGAIEIMTETRHAFQLIHKELQEEQTELNETDSAESAESSDVANGPMAGLNLQEVMKLIGVFEPSFSFLLLQVIKLMTTAKRKPSNKDDELLKTYKNVYSKLLRAEKNAPLVSRVELYVELLQQLMQRTGSDDTGTRKP